The genomic stretch CCAGCCGAGGCCCTGCAGCCCCATGATCTCGATCAGCATTTCGGCGCGTTCCTGCCCGAGCTTGGTGCCCAACTTCTTCAGCACCGAGCTGATTTCCGAGACGCCGCCAGCCGCTTTCGACTCTTCGGTCGCACGGCGCGCGGTCATCAGGAACGAGCCCCAGCGAATCTCGAAATCGGCGATCCGGTCACGCATGACCTTGTCGGCAATCTCGCCGCCATCATCGAGTTCGAGGTACTTCTTGGCGACGTCGGACACGCTCTGGCCCATCAGGCGCGCCATGCTGCCGCCGCCCGACAGGTTCGTCCGTTCGTGCTGCAACAGGCGCTTGCCGATCGTCCAGCCCTGGCCTTCTTCGCCGACCAGGTTTTCCTTCGGCACCTTCACATCGGTGAAAAAGGTTTCGCAGAACGGGCTCATGCCGCTGATCATCTGGATCGGGCGAACTTCGACGCCCGGCGAATCCATGTCGATCAGCAGGAAGCTGATCCCGCGATGCTTGTCGCTTCGATCAGTGCGGACGAGGCAGAAGCACTTGTCCGCCCACTGGCCGCCGCTTGTCCATGTTTTCTGGCCGTTGACGAGGTAATGGTCGCCCTTGTCCTCCGCCGTGGTCTGAAGGTTAGCAAGGTCGGAACCGGCATTGGGTTCGGAATAGCCCTGGCACCAGCGGACTTCGCCGCGGCAGATCGGAGGGATATGTTCCTTCTTCTGCTCTTCGCTGCCGTATTCGAGCAGGGTCGGGCCGAACATCATCACGCCCATGCCGCCGATCGGGTTATAGGCACCGGCCTTGGCCAGTTCCTCGTTGAGGATCGCGGCCTGTTTGCGGTTCAGCCCGCCGCCGCCATACTCCTTGGGCCAGGTGGGCGTGCCCCATCCCCTCGCGCCCATCGCCTCGCGCCATTTGCGCTGTGGTTCGGTTTCTGCCGTCGGTCCTTCGACGCCTGCGAGGGCATTGCCTTTGCCCTTCAGTTCCTCGGGGAAATTATCCGCCAGGAATTGCCGCACTTCCTCGCGGAATGCGTCCGTCGTATCGGCCGGTTGCAGTTCAGTCTGCGTTGCCATTCTCTCCACTCCTTCAATATTCGATCAGCGTGCCGGTGCACCCAGCGCGCTGTCACGAACCGTTTGCTCGCGGGCTTCCGCTTCCAGCGCGCGCAGGCGCTCCACGTTGTCGCGATGGATCTGTTCGGTGATAGGGTAAAACAACAGGAAAAGGCAGCCGATTATCCATAGCCCCAGGGATACGGGGATGTAGTGGATCAGCAGGCTCTGCTCCATCGCTAGGGTTACCGCTGACGGATCGACCTTTTCCGGGAAACCCGACCACGTCAGGATCAGGCCCGCGCTGAAAATGCCGAGGCCCGACGAACACTGTTGCATGAAGCTGGACGCGGAAAAGAACACGCCCGCACTGTGCTTGCCCGATTTGACTGCATGATCTTCGACCACGTCTGCGAGCATCGAACTGGTGTTGATCAGCGAAATCGCGATCATAGCTCCGTAGGATGCGCCGATCAGGAACAGGGTCGGCACCAGCATGGGATGGCCGACCGGGAAGAATAGCCCGAGATACGTCAGAATCAGCGGCGATATCCCGAGACAAATGCCAAGCAAGGCCATGATCATCGACGTGTTCCGCTTGCCCAGCTTGCGCGAGAAATAGGGCGCCAGCGGAGCAGCGATCGTCGCCGCTATCAAAGAATCGAACGTCAGCAGCGCGATCTGTTTTGCGGACAAGTCGAACACATAGGTGCTGAAATAGAGCGTTGTGGCGCTGTAGAGGCCGATTGCGGTGTATTTGAATACGCCGAAGCCGAAAATCGCGAGGAAGCCCTTGTGCGAAAATGCGGTCAGCATTTCCTTCACGTGATTGCTCACGCCGCTCCCTCCCTCCGGCTCTTCGCTTTGCCGCATGTAGGGAATGCGGTTGCGAGTGCCGAACGCGCAGACCAGGATTGCGATGAAGATCAGCGCGCCGCCGGTCATGGCGAACTTGACGTATCCTTCAGGGTTGAGCTGGCCGATCGGATAATCCTCTGTCGCCACGAAGAACGCGGCAAGACTGAAAGCGGTAAACCCGAAGGTTCCCGCATACCCGTACCAATAGCGCAGCGAAAACAGCTTGGTTCTGGTTGCGTAATCTGATGTGAGCTCAGGGTTCATCGCGCTGCTCGGAATCTCGAAGCAGCTGATCGATGCACGGGTCAGCGATGCGAGGGCGAAGATCCAGACACCCATTTGGAAATCGGTCAGCCCGGATGGCGGGAACCAGGCGAGCACGAAGAAGAAGGTCGTCGGGATTGCCGCCCCGAAAATGAAAGGATGCCTTCTGCCGAGGCGCGACCGCGTGATGTCGGACCAACGCCCGATGAAAGGATCTGCGAACGCATCCACTAGCAGCGTCAGGGCGATCGCGGTCGAAACGATCGCAGCCGGAACGCCTATCACCTGGTTGTAGAACAGCAGGAGGTAGGTCGAGAATGCAGCGTTCTTGACGCCGATCGAAACCGCACCGAAGCCGTAGGCGTGCCGCGTACGAGCGCTGATCGGCGGGATTTCGCTTTCGTTGACCGGCGTCGCGCCCATGGTGGCGGCCGTCATTCGGCGGGCTCCATCGCGTTACTTAGTTCGCCCAGCGGATCGTACATCGCCTTGGCCGCTTCGCGGCGGTGGATCAGCGAATATTCGGGGAACATCGGATCTTCGACATCGCGATATTTTCGCAGGTGCTGCTTCGCGACGGTAACCTTGTGCACTTCGGTCGGACCATCAGCGATGCCCATGACCATCGAGCCGATCAGCCCGCCGACGAAGGGCATTTCGTTCGAAACGCCGAGCGAACCGTGGATGTGAATACAGCGCGAGGCGATGTCGTGATAAACCTTTGGCATCAGGGCCTTGATCGCGGCGATGTCCTTGCGAACCTTGCGATAGTCCTGGTACTTGTCGATCATCCATGCCGTCTTGAGCACGAACAGCTTGAACTGCTCTAGCTCGATGTAGCTGTCGGCGATCTGCATCTGGACCGACTGGTAATCGGCGATGACGCCTGTGCGAGTCTTACGGCTGACTGCACGGCGGCTCATGGCATCGAGCAGGCGCTTGCAATTGCCGACCGTCCGCATTGCATGGTGGACGCGGCCACCGCCGAGGCGGGTCTGTGAAATGGCGAATGCACCGCCCTGTTCGCCGAGCAGGTGATCGGCCGGTACACGGACGTCGGTATAGCGAACGTAGCTTTCCGACCCGTCTTGCTGGCCATAGACGCCGACGTTGCGGATGATTTCCACCCCGGGCGTATCGACCGGCACGATGAACATGCTCATCCGCTTGTGCCGTTCGGCGTCGGGATCGGTCACCGCCATCACGATCAGGAAGTCTGCCCACTTGCCATTGGTGGAGAACCACTTCTCACCGTTGATCTTCCAGTGATTGCCGTCGAGTTCAGCCTTGGTAACGAAGTTCGTCGGGTCCGAGCCACCCTGCGGCTCGGTCATCGAGAAGGCGGAAACGATTTCGTTTTCCAGCAGCGGCTCAAGATACCGCTCTTTCTGTTCGGGTGTGCCGTAGTGTGCGATGATCTCGGCATTGCCGGTATCGGGTGCCTGGCAGCCGAACACGATCGGTGCGAAAGTGGCGCCGCCAAGGATCTCGTTCATCAGGCCCAGCTTTACCTGGCCATATCCTTGTCCGCCGAGTTCTGGGCCGAGATGGCAGGCCCAAAGCCCCTTGTCCTTCACCTCTTGCTGGAGGGGGCGGACCAATTTGTTACGCTTGGGATTCTTGACGTCGTAGGGGTGGATGCCGAGCATTCCGAGCGGCTCGACTTTCTCCCGAACGAATTCTTCCATCCAGTCGAGTTTCTCCTGAAACTCGGGATCGGTTTCGAAATCCCAGGCCATACCATACTCTCCCATCGGCGCTGATTCTGCGCTCGTTGAGGGAAGCATACCGTATTTTTGAAAACGGGCAAGATTGCTGCGTTCGTTGCTTGCGCGAAGCCGCGATCCGCCGTTGTTGGGACGGGGATGCGCCGGATATGCGGGATGGAACTCCCGCAATGTCCCCGTCAATTCGAAGCTGAAAGCCCGCTGGCTATTCTACGATGAGCGATGCTTCGCCGAGCCCTGCAAAGCGTGCCACGACCTTGTCGCCAAGTTTGACGTCGTGAACGCCGGTGATGGCGCCGCTTGATACCCACCAGCCTGCCTCGAGCGGAATGTTACGCTTCGTCAGATTGCCGAGCAGGAAGGCGACCGCACCGAACGGGCCATCCAGCATTGTCGCGGTGGTCGCTCTGCCAGCAATCTCGCCTTCGATTTCGAGAGAAACCTCGATCTCGTCGAGCTTTGGCCAGATGGCTTTCGGCACTGGCTTTCCCAGCAGAAGACCGGCGTTGTTCCCATGGTCGGAAACAGTCACGCATGGGCCGTCCACATTGATGTTTGCATATGGCGATGACGCGAGTTCGATCCCAATGCGCACCTCGTCGACCCATTCCATCGCCTCTTCGCGATTTGTCGGCAAGGGGCCGTCCTTGGGCGCGAGGCGCAACATGAATTCCGCCTCTGCCGCGGCAAAGCCGCCACGAAAAATGGTGAAATGCGCTTTCGGATCGCCTTCTTCGAAAATCTGGTCGGTGAAGGCCGGTCCGATCAGGCGGTTCGCGCCAAGCAGCGCGTCGGAAGGGGGATTGATCTTGCCGACTTTCCATCCCCCGACAGTGCGGTCCCAAATGGAAAGCGCTGCGTCCTGGATGGCGTAGGCAGCCGCCAGATCGGCAGGTTTCGGCCCCGGATATGTCGCAATGGCTTCGCCGGTTCGCCGCGCCTGGACGAAGGCATCAGCAATGTCTTGAACCGCGGCAACCAAACCCGAACCCCTCGCAAAAATCCCCTCTGGAAAGTGTCTTTGACGAAAAAGGTAACCGGTGTCAAAATGATTTTTGCGGACAGGTCAGGGGCGAATGTTTGTAGATTTTTGCATTCCTGCGAATGCCGACTAGAACGCGGGCAAGCTTGAAGGGAGTGGTGGGCAACGCATGGCAAAACAGGGCAAGGCACCGACGATCAACGATGTCGCGCGTGTCGCCGGCGTGTCCAAGAAGACCGTCAGCAGGGTCATCAATCGTTCGCCGCTGATCAAGCAGGATACGCGCGAGAAGATCGAATCCGTCATCGCTGAACTCGGCTATGTTCCGAACCCCCAGGCGCGTGCTCTGGCCCTGCGTCGCAACTTCCTGATCGGGCTGTTGCACGACAATCCGAACGCGCAGACGGTGCTCAATTTCCAGGAGGGCGTGCTCGACGCAATTCGGGATACGGAGTTTGCGCTGGTGGTCCGCCCGGTCGATCGGCACTCTCCCGAAATGCTCGACGACATTCGCAATTTCCTCGAGCAGCAGCGACTCTACGGCGTCCTGCTGCTTCCGCCGATCTCGGAAAACGACGAGCTTGCCGCCCTGTGCGAGGAAGTCGGATGCGCATATGTGCGAATGGGTTCCGCCGCCCTCGATGACGATCATCACATGGTCGCATCGAATGATCGAGAAATGGTCGAAAGCGCGGTCGATTATTTGGTGGGGCAGGGGCACACGAGGATTGCCATCATCCAGGGGCCGGAAGGTTTCCGCTCCGCCAAGGAGCGCCGCGAAGGTTTCCTTGGTGCGATGAAGCGGCACGGGCTGGAGGTGCCGAAAGGTTACATGGCGCAGGGCACCTATCGGTTCAATTCAGGCATATCGGCTGCCGAAGAACTGCTCTCGCAAGAACCCCGCCCGACCGCGATCTTTTCCAGCAATGACGAAATGGCCGCTGGTGCAATGCATGCGGCTCGGGCGCGAGCGATTTCCATTCCTGCCGACCTTTCGATCATTGGGTTCGACGATTCCCCGATCGCGGCTCATATCTGGCCTCCGATGACGACGGTCGGCTGGCCGATTCGCCAGATGGCGAAGGCGGCCGCGCTGAAGATTGTCGATCCATCGAACGACGAGGCCGAGAAGGCGATATTCCCCGCGCAACTGGTTCATCGGTCTTCGGTCGCATCGCCCGCGAAGGATTAATTGCATTGCGTGGTTGAACTCGCCCCGCTTTTGCCGCTATGTCAGTAAATGACACCGGTTTCCTAAATTGCATTGGACACCGCGAAATTCGAGATTGAAAGTGCCGTTGACGGCCGAAGAGAGGTTTTTATGAAAGTTGCCCTGATCATCGAGAACAGCCAGGCCGCCAAGGCAGAGATCATCCATGACGCGTTGAGCTCGGTCGCTGGATCGTTCGGCCATGAAGTTCATCACTACGGGATGTATTCGGCAGAAGACGATGCATCGCTGACCTATGTGATGAATGGCCTGCTCGCCGGTATCCTGCTCAATTCCAAGGCGGCCGATTTCGTGGTCACCGGATGCGGCACGGGCATGGGTTCGATGCTGGCGTGCAACTCGATGCCGGGCGTTTTCTGCGGTCTCGTGATCGATCCGACCGACGCGTTCCTGTTCAGCCAGATCAACGATGGTAACTGCATGTCGATGCCTTATGCCAAGGGCTTCGGCTGGGCGGCCGAACTGAACCTGCAGGACTGCTATCGCAAGATCTTCGAGAATGAAGGCGGTGCCGGTTACCCCAAGGAACGCGCCGAGGTCATGGCCAAGAACCGCGGCATCCTGAAGGACCTTAAGGCGGCATCGTGCAACGACATGCTGACCGTACTCAAGAACGTCGATCAGGACCTGCTCAAGGCAGCAGTCGCTGGCGAAAAATTCTCCGAACTGTTCTATGCCAATTCGCAGGACGAGGCGATCAGCGAATACCTTCGCGGGATCACGGGCTGAGCGACCGGGGTAACCCCGGCGCAATGAGCGGGAGAGACAGATGACTTCCAGTCCATTCGACCTGTCGGGTCGCAAGGCGATCGTGACCGGTGCCAACACCGGAATCGGGCAGGGGATTGCCCTGGCGCTGGCGAAGGCCGGCGCCGACGTTGCGCTCGTCGGGCGGAGCGCGGCAGCCGAAACCGAAAAGATGGTGAGCGACACCGGTCGCAAGGCGATACAGATCAAGGCAGACCTCTCCTCGATCGAACCGGTGGGCGATGTCGTCGCCGAAGCTGTCGATCAGCTCGGCCGCGTGGATATCCTCGTCAACAATGCCGGGATCATCCGGCGCGAAGATGCGCTCGATTTCTCGGAGGAAGACTGGGACGCGGTGGTCGATACCAACCTCAAGTCGCTTTTCTTCCTGACGCAGGCTGTCGGCCGGCACATGGTCGGCTGGTCGAGCCAGGACGGCGATCGCGGCAAGATCGTCAACATCGCATCGATGCTGACGTTCCAGGGCGGGATCAGGGTCCCCAGCTACACCGCTTCCAAGAGCGGTGTAGGCGGTCTGACGAAGCTGCTCGCAAACGAGTGGGCTCCCAAGGGCATCAACGTGAACGCCATCGCCCCCGGCTACATCGCGACGAACAACACCGCTGCCTTGCAGGCTGACGAGACCCGCAATCGCCAGATCATGGAACGTATTCCCGAAGGGCGCTGGGGTGACCCTGCGGATATCGGTGGTGCGGCGGTATTCCTGTCCAGCAAGGCTGCGGATTATGTCCAGGGCCACATCCTCGCGGTTGACGGCGGGTGGCTCGCACGATGAGCGCCGGGGCCGGGCTCAAGCCGGTCGTCTGTTTCGGCGAGATGCTGCTGCGTCTTTCGCCGCCATCGGGAACACCGCTCGCCCGGACCGACGCGCTTGCGCTCGATGTGGGTGGGGCCGAAGCCAACGTCGCGATTGCGCTCGCCGGACTCGGCCAGGCTACGCGCATGGCGAGTATTTTGCCCGACAACCCGCTTGGCCGACGTGCGCGTGCCGCGCTTGGTGAAGCGGGCGTCGACACGCGTTTTTGCGTCAGCGTGCAGGGGCGTCTGGGGCTCTATTTCTTCGAGCCGCCGTCCGGACCGATCGGCGGCCGCGTTACCTATGACCGCGCCGGAAGCGCATTCGTGAATGCCTCTCCGGACGATTTCGACTGGTCGCAAATCCTCGATGGCGCAGGCCTGCTTCATCTTTCCGGAATTACCCCTGCACTGGGGCCCTCGGGCGTCGCGCTCGCTCGCGCAGCCGTAAAAGCGGCGCGCGAGCAAGAGGTACCGATCTGTTTCGACGGAAATTATCGTTCGAACCTGTGGGAAGGATGGGACAGCGATCCACGCACGATCCTGACCGACCTCGTGTCGCAGGCGACTGTCCTGATCGGCAATCACAGGGACATCTCGCTCTTGTTGGGGCAGGACTTTTCGGGCGAAGGGCCGGATCGGCGCAGGGAAGCGGCAGAGGCCGCATTCGCTGCGTTCGACAATCTCGAACTGATCGCATCGACTGCGCGCCATGTCGAAAGCTCGACTGCCCAGCGACTGGCCGCACGCATCGACCTTCGCGAAAGCCATTGGCAGACTGATGAGGTGCGCATCGATCCGGTCATCGACAGGATTGGGACGGGGGATGCCTTTGCCGCAGGCGTCCTGCTGCGATGGCTCGAGGGTGGCAGCGCCCAGGAGATGGCGAAGACCGGCCTCTCTCTCGCAGCCATGAAGCACGGGATTGTCGGCGATAATCTGTCGGTTTCGAGAGCGGAACTCGACGCGTTCGACCCTGCAGGTGCCGATGTCAGTCGCTAATGGGATTGACCGGCGTACACTGATCGGCGCCGGCATTGCAGGCGGCATCGCGGCGTCATTTCCAGCCCTGGCTCACGATCTGGCAATGCCGCTCTGCCATGGACCGGTAGACGCGCCTGACGGCTGGTACGAGGCGCGCAGTTGCGATGGTGCATGGTCCTACCCACTGATCCGATATGCCCGGGCTAACCGCTTCCAACCACCTGTACCGGTAACTTCGGCGGAGCAGTTAACGGGCAGGTGGAGCGCCATCCCGGCATGTCCGCAGCCGTCCGACCGATATTCACCAGAAATCGAGGACTGCCATTTCCTGAATGTCTGGACGCCGCGCACCGATGGCGAGCCGCTTCCCGTAATGGTCTATTTCCACGGCGGCGCATATTCGAACGGTTCCGTGGGCGATCCGGTAAATGACGGAGCGAAACTGGCAAAGCGCGGCGATGTCGTGGTCGTCACGGTCAATCACCGGCTGAATGCTCTCGGTTACCTCTACTTGCCCGAACGCTACCCCGACAGCGGCAACAACGGTCAGCTGGACCTTGTGGCTGCACTGCAATGGGTTCAGCGCAACATCGCTGCTTTCGGTGGAGACCCTCGCAATGTCACCGTCTTCGGGCAATCGGGCGGCGGGGCGAAGATTGCGACGCTGATGGCGATGCCTGCTGCAGCAGGTCTGTTTCACAAGGCCATCACGATGAGCGGTCAGCAGGTTACCGCCAGCGGCCCGTTGAACGCCGCGAAACGCGCAGAGGCTTTCCTTGCCGCGCTCGGTGAAGGCGTCGATCCGGCCACCGCCCCGGTCGAGCAATTGATTGCTGCCATGTCCGCGACCGACCCCATCCTTGGCGGAGGTGTGTACATGGGGCCTGTGCTCGATATGCGGAACCTGCTGCGGCATCCGTTCTGGCCGGACGCAGCGCCGCAATCGAACCACATCCCGATGATGCTGGGCAATACGGTGATGGAAACGCGGGCATTCTATTCGACCGAGAAGCCGCCCATCGCCGGACTGACGATGGACAACCTTGCGGAACGGATCGCGCCGCAGATGCGCGTCGATATCGAACCCGATTGGGTCGTGGCCCAGTTCCGCGAACGCTATCCGGATGCCGCCGCGCTGGAGCTGTTCCACCGGATCGTGACCGCCGCGCGCAGCTGGCGCGGGCAGGTCGAAGAAGCTGAAGCCCGGGCAAGCGCCGGGTCACCTGCGGCGGATCGCACCTGGGTCTACCAGCTCGACTTCGAGGACGCGCAACATACGGACGACATTGCCTTGTCCTTCGGCACCGTTGTCGCTCCGACCGCAGCGCAACAGGCGATGAGTGACAGTGTGATGGATGCATTCGTGCGTTTTGCGCGCACCGGCAATCCGGGTTGGCCCACCTATGACCTGGCAAGTCGCAATACGATGGTGTTCGACAACGTCAGTCGGGTCGAGAGCAACCCGAGAGCGTGGGAGCGCGAACTGTTCTCGCGCGTGCCCTATATCCAGCCCGGCAGCTGAGCGCTGCGCACAGTTCAGCGCGAAACGGGATAGGCGATGATGATCGAGAGGGGTTCGTCACCCGTTTGGCGGATACCGACTACGGCATTTTCGTAAAGATAGGCCGCCATGCCGGCCGAGAGTTCCGCTTCGACCCCATCGGACACCACGACGCCCGTGCCGGACGTGACGTAATAGACTTCATCATGCGAGATCGGATGTTCTCCGACCGCAGCGCCCACGTCCAAAACGCGGCGACGGAACTCCATCGTCCGTGGCTGAGGGGCCACATCGCTGATCCGGTATGCGGTGGACATGCCGATGGCGCCATGCGGCGGGGCCTCTCGAACCATGACGTCCCGCTCGTTCACCACCACCATGGGCGGCGCTGCCGAAGCCGTCGTTCCAGGTGGTGGAGTGGCCGATGCCGCGCATGCCGAAGTGA from Altererythrobacter epoxidivorans encodes the following:
- a CDS encoding acyl-CoA dehydrogenase family protein gives rise to the protein MATQTELQPADTTDAFREEVRQFLADNFPEELKGKGNALAGVEGPTAETEPQRKWREAMGARGWGTPTWPKEYGGGGLNRKQAAILNEELAKAGAYNPIGGMGVMMFGPTLLEYGSEEQKKEHIPPICRGEVRWCQGYSEPNAGSDLANLQTTAEDKGDHYLVNGQKTWTSGGQWADKCFCLVRTDRSDKHRGISFLLIDMDSPGVEVRPIQMISGMSPFCETFFTDVKVPKENLVGEEGQGWTIGKRLLQHERTNLSGGGSMARLMGQSVSDVAKKYLELDDGGEIADKVMRDRIADFEIRWGSFLMTARRATEESKAAGGVSEISSVLKKLGTKLGQERAEMLIEIMGLQGLGWEGEGFSESELAGVRAWLFGKATTIYGGSTEIQNNIIAKRVLGMLDHQ
- a CDS encoding MFS transporter gives rise to the protein MTAATMGATPVNESEIPPISARTRHAYGFGAVSIGVKNAAFSTYLLLFYNQVIGVPAAIVSTAIALTLLVDAFADPFIGRWSDITRSRLGRRHPFIFGAAIPTTFFFVLAWFPPSGLTDFQMGVWIFALASLTRASISCFEIPSSAMNPELTSDYATRTKLFSLRYWYGYAGTFGFTAFSLAAFFVATEDYPIGQLNPEGYVKFAMTGGALIFIAILVCAFGTRNRIPYMRQSEEPEGGSGVSNHVKEMLTAFSHKGFLAIFGFGVFKYTAIGLYSATTLYFSTYVFDLSAKQIALLTFDSLIAATIAAPLAPYFSRKLGKRNTSMIMALLGICLGISPLILTYLGLFFPVGHPMLVPTLFLIGASYGAMIAISLINTSSMLADVVEDHAVKSGKHSAGVFFSASSFMQQCSSGLGIFSAGLILTWSGFPEKVDPSAVTLAMEQSLLIHYIPVSLGLWIIGCLFLLFYPITEQIHRDNVERLRALEAEAREQTVRDSALGAPAR
- a CDS encoding acyl-CoA dehydrogenase family protein; the encoded protein is MAWDFETDPEFQEKLDWMEEFVREKVEPLGMLGIHPYDVKNPKRNKLVRPLQQEVKDKGLWACHLGPELGGQGYGQVKLGLMNEILGGATFAPIVFGCQAPDTGNAEIIAHYGTPEQKERYLEPLLENEIVSAFSMTEPQGGSDPTNFVTKAELDGNHWKINGEKWFSTNGKWADFLIVMAVTDPDAERHKRMSMFIVPVDTPGVEIIRNVGVYGQQDGSESYVRYTDVRVPADHLLGEQGGAFAISQTRLGGGRVHHAMRTVGNCKRLLDAMSRRAVSRKTRTGVIADYQSVQMQIADSYIELEQFKLFVLKTAWMIDKYQDYRKVRKDIAAIKALMPKVYHDIASRCIHIHGSLGVSNEMPFVGGLIGSMVMGIADGPTEVHKVTVAKQHLRKYRDVEDPMFPEYSLIHRREAAKAMYDPLGELSNAMEPAE
- a CDS encoding 2-keto-4-pentenoate hydratase; the protein is MVAAVQDIADAFVQARRTGEAIATYPGPKPADLAAAYAIQDAALSIWDRTVGGWKVGKINPPSDALLGANRLIGPAFTDQIFEEGDPKAHFTIFRGGFAAAEAEFMLRLAPKDGPLPTNREEAMEWVDEVRIGIELASSPYANINVDGPCVTVSDHGNNAGLLLGKPVPKAIWPKLDEIEVSLEIEGEIAGRATTATMLDGPFGAVAFLLGNLTKRNIPLEAGWWVSSGAITGVHDVKLGDKVVARFAGLGEASLIVE
- a CDS encoding LacI family DNA-binding transcriptional regulator; translated protein: MAKQGKAPTINDVARVAGVSKKTVSRVINRSPLIKQDTREKIESVIAELGYVPNPQARALALRRNFLIGLLHDNPNAQTVLNFQEGVLDAIRDTEFALVVRPVDRHSPEMLDDIRNFLEQQRLYGVLLLPPISENDELAALCEEVGCAYVRMGSAALDDDHHMVASNDREMVESAVDYLVGQGHTRIAIIQGPEGFRSAKERREGFLGAMKRHGLEVPKGYMAQGTYRFNSGISAAEELLSQEPRPTAIFSSNDEMAAGAMHAARARAISIPADLSIIGFDDSPIAAHIWPPMTTVGWPIRQMAKAAALKIVDPSNDEAEKAIFPAQLVHRSSVASPAKD
- a CDS encoding RpiB/LacA/LacB family sugar-phosphate isomerase gives rise to the protein MKVALIIENSQAAKAEIIHDALSSVAGSFGHEVHHYGMYSAEDDASLTYVMNGLLAGILLNSKAADFVVTGCGTGMGSMLACNSMPGVFCGLVIDPTDAFLFSQINDGNCMSMPYAKGFGWAAELNLQDCYRKIFENEGGAGYPKERAEVMAKNRGILKDLKAASCNDMLTVLKNVDQDLLKAAVAGEKFSELFYANSQDEAISEYLRGITG
- the kduD gene encoding 2-dehydro-3-deoxy-D-gluconate 5-dehydrogenase KduD — its product is MTSSPFDLSGRKAIVTGANTGIGQGIALALAKAGADVALVGRSAAAETEKMVSDTGRKAIQIKADLSSIEPVGDVVAEAVDQLGRVDILVNNAGIIRREDALDFSEEDWDAVVDTNLKSLFFLTQAVGRHMVGWSSQDGDRGKIVNIASMLTFQGGIRVPSYTASKSGVGGLTKLLANEWAPKGINVNAIAPGYIATNNTAALQADETRNRQIMERIPEGRWGDPADIGGAAVFLSSKAADYVQGHILAVDGGWLAR
- a CDS encoding sugar kinase; this translates as MSAGAGLKPVVCFGEMLLRLSPPSGTPLARTDALALDVGGAEANVAIALAGLGQATRMASILPDNPLGRRARAALGEAGVDTRFCVSVQGRLGLYFFEPPSGPIGGRVTYDRAGSAFVNASPDDFDWSQILDGAGLLHLSGITPALGPSGVALARAAVKAAREQEVPICFDGNYRSNLWEGWDSDPRTILTDLVSQATVLIGNHRDISLLLGQDFSGEGPDRRREAAEAAFAAFDNLELIASTARHVESSTAQRLAARIDLRESHWQTDEVRIDPVIDRIGTGDAFAAGVLLRWLEGGSAQEMAKTGLSLAAMKHGIVGDNLSVSRAELDAFDPAGADVSR
- a CDS encoding carboxylesterase/lipase family protein, with product MSVANGIDRRTLIGAGIAGGIAASFPALAHDLAMPLCHGPVDAPDGWYEARSCDGAWSYPLIRYARANRFQPPVPVTSAEQLTGRWSAIPACPQPSDRYSPEIEDCHFLNVWTPRTDGEPLPVMVYFHGGAYSNGSVGDPVNDGAKLAKRGDVVVVTVNHRLNALGYLYLPERYPDSGNNGQLDLVAALQWVQRNIAAFGGDPRNVTVFGQSGGGAKIATLMAMPAAAGLFHKAITMSGQQVTASGPLNAAKRAEAFLAALGEGVDPATAPVEQLIAAMSATDPILGGGVYMGPVLDMRNLLRHPFWPDAAPQSNHIPMMLGNTVMETRAFYSTEKPPIAGLTMDNLAERIAPQMRVDIEPDWVVAQFRERYPDAAALELFHRIVTAARSWRGQVEEAEARASAGSPAADRTWVYQLDFEDAQHTDDIALSFGTVVAPTAAQQAMSDSVMDAFVRFARTGNPGWPTYDLASRNTMVFDNVSRVESNPRAWERELFSRVPYIQPGS
- a CDS encoding cupin domain-containing protein; the encoded protein is MVVVNERDVMVREAPPHGAIGMSTAYRISDVAPQPRTMEFRRRVLDVGAAVGEHPISHDEVYYVTSGTGVVVSDGVEAELSAGMAAYLYENAVVGIRQTGDEPLSIIIAYPVSR